The genomic segment CAATAACAAAAAACAGATTCAGAAGAACGTTGACCACACCTGCGATGGAAAGGTAGATCAATGGTCGTTTCGTATCACCTATGGCACTTAATACGCCGTTTCCGAAATTGTATACGGCCATTGCAGGCATTCCCAGGGAATAGATCTTCATATATAAAATAGCCTGATCAATAAGTTCCGGCTTCGTGTTCATCATGGACAGCATCCGCCCGGAAAACAGAAGACAGATGGCGCAGACGAGCAGACCTGTGATTGCGCACAAAAGAAGAGAAGTATGGATTGTTTCTTCTGTGCCTTTTTTATTACCGGCACCCAGTTCGTGAGCTACGCGGACATTGACACCGGCACCCATTCCGATAAGGATTCCGGTAAACAGAGTAACCAGCAAAGTTGTGGAGCCGACGGCACCTAGTGCCATATAATCTGCAAACCGTCCAACAACAGCAACATCGCTTAAGTTAAAAAGAACCTCCAGTACCTGTGATCCCATAAGCGGAAGGCTGAAGAGGAGTATATTTTTCCAGAGAGAGCCTGTGGTCATCTCAATGGAATGAGATTTCTTTTTTTCATTTTCACACATAAAATTACCTCATAAAAATTACTTCATTGAATTATAATCATTGCTCCTACTGCATTATAGATTATATGTAGTATGACTGCTCCCCACAGACAGTTAGTCCTTTTATATACAGCATCACAAAAGAAGTGCAAAGCAAGAAGTAATACTATATATACTGCTGATAACACATCAAAAGATACTGCTCCAGATACGACCCATTTTACAGGATAATGTATGGACAAAAAAAGAACAGAATTGATTATTCCAACTATCCACTGACTGTTTATGAGTCCAGATAATCTTGTTTGTATGTATCCTCTGAATAATACTTCTTCTTCAAAAGCAGCAAATAGAAATATAACCCAATTTAACAATTGAGGGCTGGTAAACGATATTGATTTACCTTGAATCATAAATAATACTGTCTGTATAGTAAGCAGTAAGAAACCACCTGCAAAACCAAGCCCTATACTGTTCCATATATTATCAGAATTAATTCCAATACTTCTAATGTTCTCTTTGCTACAGTAAAAGAATAAAAAAAAGCCTGCAGTCAAAATCAAAGGAATCCATATCTGCGATAAATTCAGCACAAAAATCTTTGCATTTGTTGTATAAAGCCAGCCCTGAAAGAAAGCACTGCACATAATTAAGCAGTAAACTGCAAGAGCTTTCATCCCATCCCTTTTATCATTTTTTCTCAAATTACTTTCGTACTGTATATTTACCCAACTCATTTAATCACCTTTCTAATGTGTCAGTTCGACAATTTCCAATTGAGATTTACATTTCCCATATCAAGATCCAAATCACAATTTTCAGAAAAAAATCTGGTACTGTTTTAGGCCTTATGGAGCATCTAATGATGCTTGCCACAAACAAAACCTATTTTGCGGAAACTTAAGGTTTTTGACTGGCAAAATCAGAGGATTTTCCAATAGCCCTTTCTATCAGAACCAATTCTTTCAATCACATTATTTTTCTTCATAATTTTCATATGTGTAGAAATTGTCTTTCTTGTAACAAACAGCATATTTGCTAACTTTGAAGTAGTAATGGCCGGATCATTCGATATTAGTTCTAATATTTTTGCTTCGATACCTGTAACTTTTTCTGTAACACCTGTAACCTGTTTCTCGCTTATTAAAGACTTCCGATACATATTCACCCGAAAGCTTTAAATCCCGATTGAGCTTTCATCTGTTTTAAGAGATTTAATCACTGTCGTATTTTGTTATTAAACGGCAACTGAATTACTTTCGACTTCCTCATAATACCTGTCAGCTATATATTCTGCCGATTCTGCCCATAATCCATTTTCTGTTTCCTGCAATGTCTTATACGTTTCTGATTTGTAAAATTTCAGTGCTGCTTTCTCGAAACTAATGTGATAATGTTGTTGCAATAATTTTAATACATCCCTTATTTGTATACATACATTCATAGTGATATCTTTTCCATTAAAACTATAAATCATTTCTGGCATAAGAATCCCTCCTTGTCAACTGCATGACTCCTCAATTTCCTGAGCAATAAAACTTGAAGTTACCTTTCAAACGCTAAGTATCTCGTTCCTTGAAAAGTCAATCTTCCTGTATCTCCTTCTGCAAACATTCCATATTCTGTTCCTGACACCTGAAACTCCATTCTATCTCCGCTTTCTGTCTGAAATGTCACATAATACATTGTGTTTGTTGTAGTATGGAATCCGTGTGCTCCACTCGCATCCCCTGCATTTGCATGTTGATGATGTGTAATATTTTCTCTCTTCGCAATAATAACAGCTGACACGGTTGATCTAGGTGACTGATTATTCTTATTCCACGTAACAATTCCCTGCCCCAGAGAAAAAACAATAATACCAATCACAATAATAAAAATGATTGGAACTATAATACTCATCAGATCAAACATTTTCTAATTCACCTCCATAACTTCCGATTGAGATTTCACCCGTTTTGTAAGCTGTTTTTCTTTCCAGTCAATTGCGGAATCCACCTGGCATATAAATCACAGAATGGTTGTGACTATTTTCCAGCCCATATTTTCTTAAAACTTACAACAAAAAACAGAGTTTCTGCAAGTCCTGTAATTCCCCATGAGAAGATATACAAAAGATACAGTGATGAAATCGTCCGGAAATGTGCAAATACTGTATAAATCCAGACAATACGAAATACGCAGGAGCCCAGGATAACGATAATGGTAGGCGGAATACTTTTTCCGATACCTCGGGATGCGGCGATACTGCCATCCATAAAACAGCTAAACGCATAGCTGAATGCCATAATACGAATCCTCTGCATACCAGCATCAATAACTGTTGGTTCCGTAGCGAACAGAGAAAGAAACTGTGGGCCAAACACAAGGAGTAGTCCACCCAGGATTGCACCGAAAATAAAGGCATATATAAGGCTGACTCTATAAGATTTCAGCATTCGTTTTTTATTACCGGCACTCCAGTTCTGACCGATAAAGCTTGCACATGCAGTATAAAAAGAAAACACTGAATTTATCACAGGTGAACTTTCCCTTAAAAAGACTGTTAGATATATTTCTGCAAAAATAAGAACAGTTATTCTGATACTTTATCAAAGAAAGCGATCATATAGAGCGGTAATGTGATTATTCCCTCTTCGCTGGTTCCTACATTCCCATCTATGAACTTATATCCATAGCTTATATCTTTATTATTTTTCATGATCGACTTTAGTGAATTTGCACGTGTATTTCCACTCTTGACCTCAATAGGAACTACTTTTCCATCTTTTTGAATGATTACATCAATTTCTTTTTTCGTTGTCTCATTTTTATAGAAATATAACTGATATCCCTTCTTATAAAGAGCATCTGCTACAGCACATTCAAATATTCCTCCTTTGGAATTTCCTGCTAAGGTATTTTCTATAATATGCTGCTTCAAGGAAAAATCTTTCATCGCCATCAACAGAGACAAGTCCGTTGTATAAGCTCTGAAAAAATCATCTCTTGCATAATCATCCAGATCAAATCTTATATCTGTTACAAGTTTACACAAATACAACATATCTGCACGAAGTAACCATTCGATACTAGAAAAATACTTCTGTGCCCTGCCTCCATGCTCAACTTCTTTATATTGAAATTTATGATTCTCTTTATCCAATAACTGTTTCGCAAGGGAAAGGTAGCACTTCTCCGCTTTTACTTTTTCTTCAGCTGTAGCATAATGGGCTATATCATACTGATATCCCTGTAACAGGCTTCTCTGAATCCGGTCAACCTCCCTGAAGTCTTTTGTATCTATATACTTCTGAACTGCTTCCGGCATACCACCTATAGCAACATACTGCCTAAAATATTTCATCATCTGAGAATGAATTGCCTCTGGAATAGCAGCTTTTGAACCAAGATATCCACAGAGATTCATTATCATATCCTCAGAGATTCCCATTCCCCAAAGAAACTCCTCAAAATCTATTCCATACATTTTCAGATAATCAACATACCCAACAGGGTAAGAAGAAGCACGTTTATAATCAATTCCTAAAAGTGATCCTGATGCAATAACATCAAATCTATTATCTAATGCCCAAAACTTAAGAGAAGTTATTGCTTCCTGACACTCCTGGATCTCATCCAGAAAAATCATAGTCTTTCCTGGAATAATCTTCTTTTCAGGAAAACGAAACCGCATAGCCATGACCATATTATCTACTGTTAGATCACCGGAAAAAATATCCATCGCAGAAGGTATCTGTTTAAAATTAATTTCAACAATTTCTTCATAGTTCTCTTCTGCAAATCTTTCAACTATATATGTTTTTCCTGTTTGTCTGGCTCCCTGAATTACAAGACATTTTTTGTTTTTTGAATCTACCCATTTTTTTATGTAATGCGTCACTTTTCTTTTTAACATAAAACACCTCCTGTTACCAAACAATATTTTTATCAAGAACAACTTTGTAACATTTTTAATTACTATATTTCTTTTATTATCAACATTTTAGAAAATAAAAATGTCCTTATATCAATATTCTAGAAAGCAAAAATGTATATTCGTCAACATTTTAGAATATTATATCATTGTTCAGGATATATTAAAAGACTTTTTTTCTATCAAAAGCCCTCATAATTGCAGCCTCCAATGTTCTCAAGGTACCGGCATTGTAACGCTCTTAATTATAAATATATGTATTTAATAATGAAAAATTCTGAAATCACTGATGAATATGATTCAAATCTTGCTGCAGTCTGTCACAACGGCACTTTTGTCGGAACGCAAAAAGATAGCGTTATTTCATTCAAGGGTATCCCATAAGCTTATATGAGTCCGGTAATTCTTTCCTGCGATCCTGTATTCTTCCAGATGTTCTACAAAACCATCCAGATCACCAAGTGATCTTTCAATAATATCCTCACCCAGACCGGCCGATATAATGTAGTAAACTTCTTTTTTACCAAAATGCTGCCAGATAAGCATGAGACAATCACCGCCTACTTTTACTGCAAAATCATACATAGGATAAAAGCTGGCCATAACGTTCAGTTTTTTTGTCAGAAGAAGCATTCTCTGTTTCTGCTGCATATGCAAGATTCAGTGCTCCAAAGCTGAGAGCTGTTGCCGCTGCAAGTGCTGTTATGGTAAATAATTTTTTTCATAATAAAGTCCTTTCTGCACACCCCGATGTGCCTGAAAATCTTTTTAGTGGGCGATCTGATCCATTTAATATAAGTGCAAACTGTTTGCGTTTATCAAAATAGCACTCAACAACTGTCTACCGCTATCTGGATAAGCTTTGCGCGGAACACGTTGTAATTAAATACCCAGATCTGAATTCTGACAAAGCAGTGTTTCAGTTCGCAGGAGAAGAAAAAAAATGTACAGACCACCTGCATCTGAAATATATCAGATGCGGCAAGGTTGTACATCTTGACTGTAACTTTATGGATGAATTAAAAGAGCATCTGTTCCGGGATCATGGTTTCCGCCTGCAGTGCAGCGGAGATATGCTTCATGGAATCTGCAAAGACTGTGAAAACAAGTCCGATCAGCTGTGATCTGTTTCAGATGCAGCATGATGGATCTGGCGGATCACACATCTGATTGATACCGGTACTGTAAAAAGGCAGGCAATCGCCCCAGACAGCATGATTGCAACATCTTGAAAAAGAAATTTGGAATTGAGAATAATTTCCAGGTTATATTGCTGTGTCTGAACATAGGCAAATAACAGAATAGAGCCTCCAAGATAAGCAAAAAGCAGCGTATTTACAGTTGTTCCTATAATTTCTTTTCCAACCTGATAGCCGGAAGAAGTAAGTTCTTTCGCTGTCAGGCTGTTTTTATGTGTCCAGACTTCATATACAGAAGAAGTTACAGATAAAGCAGTATCAATAACCGCTCCAAGAGTACTGAAAACAGTTACAAAAACTGCCACATGAAGCATATTAATATGGATATCCGTACTGTAATAATACATAAAATCATCTTCTGAAAGCTGAAGCTCATTCAGTCCATAGCTTCCTGATCTCCATATAATAAGATAAATCGGAATAAATAAAAGCAGCATCACAAGCAAGGTAGCCAGAAAAGCCGCCCGTGTCTTTGGATTGTTTCCATTCTGGTAGAACAGGGAATTATAGCAGACTCCTGCCCCTGCAGCCAATATCAGAAGCAGAGCCGGGAAACCAATGGACATCAGAAGAATCGAAATAAACAGAATTACAATATTACCGGCCAGTGTCATAAGAGAAACTGCTCCGCGCTCCCCACCAATCAGAATCATTAAAATAATCAACACCAGTGCAAGAAAAATTATCATTTTTTGTCGCTCCTTTTCAGAGATGGTAGTTTCATGATAATAGAAGAAATAAAAACAGATACAGGGATTGCCAGTACAATTCCTATACTTTCAATAAGAAAACGACAGATATCATATGGAATATGATATCGTATGATCGTTATAAACCTGATCTCATTGTTCATTTTCAGGATAAACATAGGAATCATACTGCTTGCCAGAACAAAAAGCAACACATTTATCATGGTTCCCATAATGTCATATCCGATTTCCCGTCCTGAATGTATTAATTTTCTCAGAGAAACATCTGGATTTTTTCTGACAATTTCCCCTGTTGCAGCACTGATAGTTACAGCTACATCCATGATAGCTCCAAGTCCTGTCAGCATAATATCTGTCCAGAATATATCAGCGGAATTACTCATACTCCCCAGATATTCCAGATTAGAATAATCCAGATCTCCAAAAAACTGAATAGAAAATTCAAATAATGCCATGATCAGAAACAGTA from the Blautia wexlerae DSM 19850 genome contains:
- a CDS encoding CPBP family intramembrane glutamic endopeptidase yields the protein MSWVNIQYESNLRKNDKRDGMKALAVYCLIMCSAFFQGWLYTTNAKIFVLNLSQIWIPLILTAGFFLFFYCSKENIRSIGINSDNIWNSIGLGFAGGFLLLTIQTVLFMIQGKSISFTSPQLLNWVIFLFAAFEEEVLFRGYIQTRLSGLINSQWIVGIINSVLFLSIHYPVKWVVSGAVSFDVLSAVYIVLLLALHFFCDAVYKRTNCLWGAVILHIIYNAVGAMIIIQ
- a CDS encoding winged helix-turn-helix transcriptional regulator, which codes for MYRKSLISEKQVTGVTEKVTGIEAKILELISNDPAITTSKLANMLFVTRKTISTHMKIMKKNNVIERIGSDRKGYWKIL
- a CDS encoding DUF2500 domain-containing protein; translation: MFDLMSIIVPIIFIIVIGIIVFSLGQGIVTWNKNNQSPRSTVSAVIIAKRENITHHQHANAGDASGAHGFHTTTNTMYYVTFQTESGDRMEFQVSGTEYGMFAEGDTGRLTFQGTRYLAFER
- a CDS encoding MATE family efflux transporter; translated protein: MINSVFSFYTACASFIGQNWSAGNKKRMLKSYRVSLIYAFIFGAILGGLLLVFGPQFLSLFATEPTVIDAGMQRIRIMAFSYAFSCFMDGSIAASRGIGKSIPPTIIVILGSCVFRIVWIYTVFAHFRTISSLYLLYIFSWGITGLAETLFFVVSFKKIWAGK
- a CDS encoding ATP-binding protein, whose translation is MLKRKVTHYIKKWVDSKNKKCLVIQGARQTGKTYIVERFAEENYEEIVEINFKQIPSAMDIFSGDLTVDNMVMAMRFRFPEKKIIPGKTMIFLDEIQECQEAITSLKFWALDNRFDVIASGSLLGIDYKRASSYPVGYVDYLKMYGIDFEEFLWGMGISEDMIMNLCGYLGSKAAIPEAIHSQMMKYFRQYVAIGGMPEAVQKYIDTKDFREVDRIQRSLLQGYQYDIAHYATAEEKVKAEKCYLSLAKQLLDKENHKFQYKEVEHGGRAQKYFSSIEWLLRADMLYLCKLVTDIRFDLDDYARDDFFRAYTTDLSLLMAMKDFSLKQHIIENTLAGNSKGGIFECAVADALYKKGYQLYFYKNETTKKEIDVIIQKDGKVVPIEVKSGNTRANSLKSIMKNNKDISYGYKFIDGNVGTSEEGIITLPLYMIAFFDKVSE
- a CDS encoding YibE/F family protein — translated: MIIFLALVLIILMILIGGERGAVSLMTLAGNIVILFISILLMSIGFPALLLILAAGAGVCYNSLFYQNGNNPKTRAAFLATLLVMLLLFIPIYLIIWRSGSYGLNELQLSEDDFMYYYSTDIHINMLHVAVFVTVFSTLGAVIDTALSVTSSVYEVWTHKNSLTAKELTSSGYQVGKEIIGTTVNTLLFAYLGGSILLFAYVQTQQYNLEIILNSKFLFQDVAIMLSGAIACLFTVPVSIRCVIRQIHHAASETDHS
- a CDS encoding YibE/F family protein; translation: MSRKGTRDAEEYYYTQKITARILNGTHKGEEISISNEYTSSQVQNQKYHKGDTVLLSGSRENPGKSIRSIKRDGYLALLAGGLFFLLICITGKQGFYTIISLILNTIIFAFGFQAFMKGENILNICNVIAFLFSITTLICLNGIHRKTWASVISTICVLFLIMALFEFSIQFFGDLDYSNLEYLGSMSNSADIFWTDIMLTGLGAIMDVAVTISAATGEIVRKNPDVSLRKLIHSGREIGYDIMGTMINVLLFVLASSMIPMFILKMNNEIRFITIIRYHIPYDICRFLIESIGIVLAIPVSVFISSIIMKLPSLKRSDKK